A part of Drosophila ananassae strain 14024-0371.13 chromosome 2R, ASM1763931v2, whole genome shotgun sequence genomic DNA contains:
- the LOC6493585 gene encoding putative uncharacterized protein DDB_G0271606 produces the protein METLPCANQLQEPSQQPQQQQQQLVNLSMDANLPENMVSIPKEIILISLVSRQQSLYNPKHPHYRSTKIKDEKWLEIGGNVGWTDAQCKSKWKAMRDQYCRELKRAKACAKAVKWKYFKELDFLRPYALARNYRGRSGQNTNGIVSTVTPISLPLSNSFSSSSSSQNLNLSGSIKIEDASATTLLDNCSFSSAGTPDKKTGATFMASHIGTVLQQQQQTQPETNWNYLTDAGGGSAPSIIVQCGTASTTTVVDTLYNDIVDCVNAANHSNSTTTAAGGTVTGTASASNAEEEDDDPIHTFLNMESYFEKELITLIQQEDMIYNYSNENYRNAKLKMEVWEEIARKLKKSVKQCRLKWKALRDQYAREHKRLRTLMHIDATSRWKHYDSLSFLQKYIQQKSLDGDPQLSLLLPKHDAVTELEEHMVQSDSPPTQQSHLESSSSNSQLNMPALPHLTATHKAEITEALQDQQQQQQQNSEQRHQQQQASELCVATYDDMELENYINGDAHQEDEENDEEDEEMETTTGTEQAPQQQDQQMISYDHEEGPVYMAVQTVSNALAKQEQASGRVANMEHQQLQAVAEYQQKLEPPSTPRYQNAASTPSSTSTSRYHSAPITPNKPTSHVEFPPTNGHNSGDDDEIGAFFKAVAMKIRNAQLEPVAFTDLQIDILRVINEALRNH, from the exons ATGGAGACGCTGCCTTGTGCCAACCAGCTGCAGGAGCCGTCGCAGCAGCctcagcaacaacagcagcagctcgTGAATCTCAGCATGGATGCGAATCTTCCCGAGAATATGGTTAGCATTCCTAAGGAGATAATCCTTATATCGCTGGTGTCCCGACAGCAGTCTCTCTACAATCCCAAGCACCCGCACTACAGAAGCACCAAAATCAAGGATGAGAAATGGCTGGAAATAGGCGGTAATGTGGGGTGGACAG ATGCACAATGCAAATCCAAGTGGAAGGCTATGAGGGACCAGTACTGCCGGGAACTGAAACGCGCCAAAGCCTGTGCCAAAGCTGTGAAATGGAAATACTTCAAGGAGCTGGACTTTCTGCGACCTTATGCCTTGGCCAGGAA CTATAGAGGAAGATCTGGCCAGAATACCAATGGCATTGTTTCCACAGTTACGCCCATATCGCTTCCATTAAGTAACTCCtttagcagcagcagcagcagccagaaCCTGAACCTCTCTGGCAGCATTAAAATAGAGGATGCCAGTGCTACCACGCTGCTGGACAACTGCAGCTTTAGTTCTGCCGGCACGCCTGATAAGAAAACAGGCGCCACCTTTATGGCAAGCCATATAGGCACTGTactgcagcaacagcagcagacgCAGCCGGAGACCAACTGGAATTATCTAACAGACGCTGGTGGCGGCAGTGCCCCTTCAATTATAGTACAGTGCGGCACTGCTAGCACCACCACGGTGGTGGACACACTCTACAACGACATTGTAGATTGCGTAAATGCCGCCAATCATTCAAATTCTACGACCACGGCTGCAGGTGGCACTGTAACCGGCACAGCATCAGCTTCAAAcgccgaggaggaggacgatgaTCCCATACACACCTTCCTCAATATGGAAAGCTACTTCGAAAAGGAACTGATCACGCTGATACAGCAGGAGGATATGATCTACAACTATAGCAACGAGAACTACCGCAACGCCAAGCTAAAAATGGAGGTGTGGGAGGAGATAGCCAGGAAGCTGAAGAAATCGG TTAAACAATGCCGTCTAAAATGGAAAGCTTTAAGGGACCAATATGCTCGGGAGCATAAGCGTTTAAGAACGCTGATGCACATAGATGCCACTTCGCGTTGGAAGCACTATGACTCGCTCAGCTTTCTGCAAAAGTATATTCAACAAAAGTCTTT GGATGGAGATCCACAATTAAGCCTTCTTTTGCCAAAACATGATGCCGTCACAGAGCTGGAGGAGCACATGGTTCAGTCTGATTCACCGCCCACGCAACAAAGCCACTTAGAGTCCTCCTCATCCAATTCGCAACTAAATATGCCTGCCCTGCCACACTTGACGGCTACACACAAGGCTGAAATAACTGAAGCTCTACAagatcagcagcagcagcagcagcaaaactCTGAGCAACgacatcagcaacagcaagcGAGCGAGTTGTGTGTGGCCACCTACGATGACATGGAACTAGAGAACTACATCAATGGTGATGCACACCAGGAAGATGAGGAAAACGACGAAGAGGACGAGGAAATGGAAACCACAACTGGCACGGAGCAAGCACCACAGCAACAGGACCAGCAGATGATCAGCTATGACCACGAAGAAGGTCCTGTCTATATGGCCGTACAGACTGTGAGCAATGCCCTGGCCAAACAGGAGCAGGCTAGTGGTAGAGTCGCCAATATGGAGCACCAACAGCTGCAGGCAGTGGCGGAATATCAGCAGAAACTTGAGCCTCCCAGCACTCCGCGCTAccagaatgctgccagcacCCCCAGCTCCACTTCCACGTCGCGCTATCATTCGGCACCGATCACGCCCAACAAACCAACCAGCCATGTGGAGTTTCCACCCACCAACGGACACAATTCCGGCGATGATGACGAGATTGGAGCCTTTTTCAAGGCAGTAGCCATGAAAATCCGCAACGCTCAGCTGGAACCAGTGGCCTTCACCGATCTGCAAATTGATATTCTGCGCGTCATCAACGAGGCTTTGAGGAATCACTAG
- the LOC6506355 gene encoding guanine nucleotide-binding protein subunit beta-2 → MPKIDAETQKLYDEINGMIQKFKDDQKSKADCTLADKCGDMGDIPKIRFSSKKILKGHINKVNSVHFAGDSRHCVTGSLDGKLIIWDTWTANKVQIIPLRSAWVMTVAFSPSGNFVACGGMDNQCTVYDVNNRDASGVAKMVKELMGYEGFLSSCRFLDDGHLITGSGDMKICHWDLEKGVKTMDFNGHAGDIAGLSLSPDMNTYITGSVDKTAKLWDVREQGHKQMFFGHDMDVSSVCYHPSGFGFASCSEDQTARMYDLRADQQIGLYEPPQKNTGFTSCALSTSGRYLMCAGIEGNVHSWDTMKQRHTGTMSGHENRITCISLCPNGMCLASTSWDQQVRLWL, encoded by the exons ATGCCGAAAATTGATGCAGAAACACAGAAACTTTACGACGAAATCAATGGAATGATACAGAAGTTTAAg GATGACCAAAAGAGCAAGGCGGATTGCACTTTGGCCGACAAATGCGGCGACATGGGCGATATCCCCAAAATCCGCTTCTCGTCGAAAAAGATCCTAAAAGGACACATCAACAAGGTGAATTCCGTACACTTTGCTGGGGATTCAAGGCACTGCGTCACTGGCTCCTTGGATGGCAAACTGATCATCTGGGACACATGGACTGCCAACAAGGTCCAGATCATTCCATTGAGATCGGCCTGGGTGATGACGGTGGCCTTTTCGCCATCGGGAAACTTTGTGGCATGTGGCGGAATGGACAACCAGTGCACGGTCTACGATGTAAACAATAGGGATGCCTCCGGCGTGGCCAAGATGGTCAAGGAACTGATGGGCTACGAGGGTTTCCTTAGCTCGTGTCGTTTCCTGGATGACGGCCATCTGATCACAGGCTCGGGAGATATGAAAat cTGCCATTGGGATCTGGAGAAGGGCGTCAAGACAATGGACTTTAATGGTCATGCTGGCGATATTGCTGGCTTATCCCTGTCCCCCGACATGAACACTTACATCACAGGTTCTGTGGACAAAACTGCCAAGTTGTGGGATGTACGTGAACAGGGCCACAAGCAGATGTTCTTTGGCCATGATATGGATGTGTCCTCTGTCTGT TACCATCCCAGTGGCTTTGGATTCGCCTCCTGCTCGGAGGACCAAACGGCGCGCATGTACGACCTGAGGGCGGACCAGCAAATTGGACTCTACGAACCGCCCCAGAAGAACACGGGCTTCACTTCGTGCG CTCTATCGACCAGCGGGCGCTACCTCATGTGCGCCGGCATTGAGGGCAACGTGCATTCGTGGGATACAATGAAGCAGCGGCACACGG GCACAATGTCTGGTCACGAGAACCGCATCACTTGCATCAGCCTGTGCCCCAACGGCATGTGTCTAGCCTCGACCAGTTGGGATCAGCAAGTGCGTCTGTGGCTATAA
- the LOC6493584 gene encoding chitin deacetylase 1 isoform X1 — MARWWPILSVVCLCLAVAHGQDKLEGVDVEEVCADRPADEYFRLETDGDCREVYRCDNAGEVGSSRLASIRCAGGLAFDVLRQLCDWKSNVKNCDVLEKPRKAKPILKTDEPICPEGKLSCGDGECLDKELFCNGKSDCKDESDENACSVDEDPNRAPECDPTQCALPDCFCSADGTRIPGGIEPQQVPQMITITFNGAVNVDNIDLYEDIFNGQRQNPNGCSIKGTFFVSHKYTNYSAVQDLHRRGHEISVFSLTHKDDPNYWTGGSYDDWLAEMAGSRLIVERFANITDGSIIGMRAPYLRVGGNKQFEMMADQFFVYDASITASLGRVPIWPYTLYFRMPHKCNGNAHNCPSRSHPVWEMVMNELDRRDDPTFDESLPGCHMVDSCSNVATGEQFARLLRHNFNRHYNSNRAPLGLHFHASWLKSKKEYRDELIKFIEEMLGRNDVFFVTNLQVIQWMQNPTELNSLRDFQEWKEKCDVKGQPYCSLPNACPLTTRELPGETLRLFTCMECPNNYPWILDPTGDGFSV; from the exons ATGGCGCGTTGGTGGCCAATTTTGAGCGTTGTGTGCCTCTGCCTGGCAGTGG CACATGGCCAGGACAAACTGGAAGGCGTTGATGTGGAGGAAGTGTGCGCCGATCGTCCCGCGGATGAGTACTTCCGCTTGGAGACCGACGGCGATTGCCGTGAAGTGTACAG atgCGACAATGCCGGCGAAGTTGGCAGCAGCCGTCTGGCATCGATTCGCTGTGCCGGCGGCCTGGCATTCGATGTTTTGCGCCAGCTCTGCGATTGGAAGTCGAATGTGAAGAATTGCGATGTCCTCGAAA AGCCCCGCAAGGCCAAGCCCATCCTGAAGACCGATGAGCCCATCTGTCCCGAGGGCAAGCTGTCCTGCGGTGACGGCGAGTGCCTGGACAAGGAGCTCTTCTGCAACGGCAAGTCCGACTGCAAGGACGAGTCCGACGAGAATGCTTGCT CCGTCGATGAGGATCCCAACCGCGCCCCCGAGTGCGACCCCACCCAGTGCGCCCTGCCCGATTGCTTCTGCTCGGCTGATGGAACCCGCATCCCCGGTGGCATTGAACCCCAGCAGGTGCCCCAGATGATCACCATCACCTTCAACGGTGCCGTCAATGTGGACAACATTGACCTGTACGAGGACATCTTCAACGGCCAGCGCCAGAACCCCAACGGCTGCTCCATCAAGGGCACCTTCTTCGTCTCGCACAAGTACACCAACTACTCGGCCGTGCAGGATCTGCACCGTCGTGGCCACGAGATCTCCGTGTTCTCGCTGACGCACAAGGATGACCCCAACTACTGGACCGGCGGCAGCTACGACGACTGGCTGGCTGAGATGGCCGGCTCCAGGCTGATTGTTGAGCGTTTCGCCAACATCACCGACGGCTCCATCATCGGCATGAGGGCTCCCTACCTGCGCGTGGGCGGCAACAAGCAGTTCGAGATGATGGCTGACCAGTTCTTCGTGTACGATGCCTCCATCACCGCCTCTCTCGGCAGGGTTCCCATCTGGCCATACACTCTGTACTTCCGCATGCCCCACAAGTGCAACGGCAACGCCCACAACTGCCCGTCCCGTAGCCACCCCGTCTGGGAGATGGTGATGAACGAGCTGGATCGTCGTGATGACCCCACCTTCGACGAGTCCCTGCCCGGTTGCCACATGGTGGACTCCTGCTCCAACGTGGCCACCGGCGAGCAGTTCGCCCGTCTTCTCCGCCACAACTTCAACCGCCACTACAATAGCAACAGGGCTCCTCTGGGTCTGCACTTCCACGCCTCGTGGCTGAAGTCGAAGAAGGAGTACCGCGACGAGCTGATCAAGTTCATCGAGGAGATGCTGGGACGCAACGATGTGTTCTTTGTGACCAACCTGCAGGTGATCCAGTGGATGCAGAACCCCACCGAGCTGAACTCGCTGCGCGACTTCCAGGAGTGGAAGGAGAAGTGCGACGTCAAGGGCCAGCCCTACTGCTCCCTGCCCAACGCGTGTCCTCTGACCACCCGGGAGCTTCCTGGCGAGACCCTCCGTCTGTTCACGTGCATGGAGTGCCCCAACAACTATCCCTGGATCCTGGATCCCACCGGCGACGGCTTCTCCGTCTAA
- the LOC6493584 gene encoding chitin deacetylase 1 isoform X2, with protein MARWWPILSVVCLCLAVAHGQDKLEGVDVEEVCADRPADEYFRLETDGDCREVYRCTKSGLKEIQCPSGLAFDVIKQTCDWKAKVTNCDEKEKPRKAKPILKTDEPICPEGKLSCGDGECLDKELFCNGKSDCKDESDENACSVDEDPNRAPECDPTQCALPDCFCSADGTRIPGGIEPQQVPQMITITFNGAVNVDNIDLYEDIFNGQRQNPNGCSIKGTFFVSHKYTNYSAVQDLHRRGHEISVFSLTHKDDPNYWTGGSYDDWLAEMAGSRLIVERFANITDGSIIGMRAPYLRVGGNKQFEMMADQFFVYDASITASLGRVPIWPYTLYFRMPHKCNGNAHNCPSRSHPVWEMVMNELDRRDDPTFDESLPGCHMVDSCSNVATGEQFARLLRHNFNRHYNSNRAPLGLHFHASWLKSKKEYRDELIKFIEEMLGRNDVFFVTNLQVIQWMQNPTELNSLRDFQEWKEKCDVKGQPYCSLPNACPLTTRELPGETLRLFTCMECPNNYPWILDPTGDGFSV; from the exons ATGGCGCGTTGGTGGCCAATTTTGAGCGTTGTGTGCCTCTGCCTGGCAGTGG CACATGGCCAGGACAAACTGGAAGGCGTTGATGTGGAGGAAGTGTGCGCCGATCGTCCCGCGGATGAGTACTTCCGCTTGGAGACCGACGGCGATTGCCGTGAAGTGTACAG atgtACTAAGTCGGGTTtgaaagaaattcaatgtcccTCCGGTCTGGCCTTCGACGTGATCAAGCAGACCTGCGACTGGAAGGCCAAGGTTACCAATTGCGATGAGAAAGAGA AGCCCCGCAAGGCCAAGCCCATCCTGAAGACCGATGAGCCCATCTGTCCCGAGGGCAAGCTGTCCTGCGGTGACGGCGAGTGCCTGGACAAGGAGCTCTTCTGCAACGGCAAGTCCGACTGCAAGGACGAGTCCGACGAGAATGCTTGCT CCGTCGATGAGGATCCCAACCGCGCCCCCGAGTGCGACCCCACCCAGTGCGCCCTGCCCGATTGCTTCTGCTCGGCTGATGGAACCCGCATCCCCGGTGGCATTGAACCCCAGCAGGTGCCCCAGATGATCACCATCACCTTCAACGGTGCCGTCAATGTGGACAACATTGACCTGTACGAGGACATCTTCAACGGCCAGCGCCAGAACCCCAACGGCTGCTCCATCAAGGGCACCTTCTTCGTCTCGCACAAGTACACCAACTACTCGGCCGTGCAGGATCTGCACCGTCGTGGCCACGAGATCTCCGTGTTCTCGCTGACGCACAAGGATGACCCCAACTACTGGACCGGCGGCAGCTACGACGACTGGCTGGCTGAGATGGCCGGCTCCAGGCTGATTGTTGAGCGTTTCGCCAACATCACCGACGGCTCCATCATCGGCATGAGGGCTCCCTACCTGCGCGTGGGCGGCAACAAGCAGTTCGAGATGATGGCTGACCAGTTCTTCGTGTACGATGCCTCCATCACCGCCTCTCTCGGCAGGGTTCCCATCTGGCCATACACTCTGTACTTCCGCATGCCCCACAAGTGCAACGGCAACGCCCACAACTGCCCGTCCCGTAGCCACCCCGTCTGGGAGATGGTGATGAACGAGCTGGATCGTCGTGATGACCCCACCTTCGACGAGTCCCTGCCCGGTTGCCACATGGTGGACTCCTGCTCCAACGTGGCCACCGGCGAGCAGTTCGCCCGTCTTCTCCGCCACAACTTCAACCGCCACTACAATAGCAACAGGGCTCCTCTGGGTCTGCACTTCCACGCCTCGTGGCTGAAGTCGAAGAAGGAGTACCGCGACGAGCTGATCAAGTTCATCGAGGAGATGCTGGGACGCAACGATGTGTTCTTTGTGACCAACCTGCAGGTGATCCAGTGGATGCAGAACCCCACCGAGCTGAACTCGCTGCGCGACTTCCAGGAGTGGAAGGAGAAGTGCGACGTCAAGGGCCAGCCCTACTGCTCCCTGCCCAACGCGTGTCCTCTGACCACCCGGGAGCTTCCTGGCGAGACCCTCCGTCTGTTCACGTGCATGGAGTGCCCCAACAACTATCCCTGGATCCTGGATCCCACCGGCGACGGCTTCTCCGTCTAA
- the LOC6493583 gene encoding chitin deacetylase 1, with translation MAKLFVVFAVLALAAINEASASDSDPLLRFRRQATTEEAKKEESFEKELCKDKDAGEWFRLVAGEGDNCRDVIQCTSSGLQAIRCPAGLYFDIEKQTCDWKESVKNCKSKNKERRVKPLLHTDEPLCQDGFLACGDGNCIERGLFCNGDKDCSDGSDENTCDIDNDPNRAPPCDPTVCVLPDCFCSEDGTAIPGDLPAKDVPMMITITFDDAINNNNIELYKEIFKNRKNPNGCDIKATYFVSHKYTNYSAVQETARKGHEIAVHSITHNDEERFWSNATVDDWAKEMAGMRIIIEKYANITDNSVVGVRAPYLRVGGNNQFTMMEEQAFLYDSTITAPLSNPPLWPYTMYFRMPHRCHGNLQSCPTRSHAVWEMVMNELDRREDPANDEYLPGCAMVDSCSNILTGDQFYNFLNHNFDRHYDQNRAPLGLYFHAAWLKNNPEFLDAFLYWIDEILANHNDVYFVTMTQVIQWMQNPRTISEVKNFEPWREKCVVEGKPACWVPNTCKLTSKEVPGETINLQTCVRCPNNYPWVNDPTGDGFF, from the exons CCAGTGCCAGCGACAGCGATCCGCTGCTCAGATTCAGAAGACAGGCCACCACCGAGGAGGCCAAGAAGGAGGAGTCCTTCGAGAAGGAGCTCTGCAAGGACAAGGATGCCGGCGAGTGGTTCCGTTTGGTGGCCGGCGAGGGCGATAACTGCCGTGATGTGATCCAGTGTACCTCATCG GGCCTGCAAGCCATTCGTTGTCCTGCCGGTCTGTACTTCGATATTGAGAAGCAGACTTGCGATTGGAAGGAGTCGGTGAAGAACTGCAAGTCCAAGAACAAGGAGCGTCGTGTGAAGCCTCTGCTCCACACGGACGAGCCCCTCTGCCAGGATGGCTTCCTTGCCTGCGGTGATGGTAACTGCATTGAGCGAGGACTCTTCTGCAACGGCGACAAGGATTGTTCCGATGGTTCCGATGAGAACACCTGTG ATATCGATAACGATCCCAACCGCGCCCCACCTTGCGATCCCACCGTGTGCGTCCTCCCCGACTGTTTCTGCTCGGAGGATGGAACCGCCATTCCCGGGGATCTGCCCGCCAAGGATGTGCCCATGATGATCACCATCACCTTCGACGACgccatcaacaacaacaacatcgaGCTCTACAAGGAGATCTTCAAGAACCGCAAGAACCCCAACGGCTGCGACATCAAGGCCACGTACTTCGTCTCCCACAAGTACACCAACTACTCCGCCGTCCAGGAGACAGCCCGCAAGGGACACGAGATCGCCGTGCACTCCATCACCCACAACGATGAGGAGCGCTTCTGGTCGAACGCCACCGTCGATGACTGGGCCAAGGAGATGGCCGGCATGAGGATCATTATTGAGAAGTACGCCAACATTACGGATAATTCGGTGGTGGGAGTGCGTGCCCCGTACCTGCGTGTCGGTGGCAACAACCAGTTCACCATGATGGAGGAGCAGGCCTTCCTGTACGACTCCACCATCACGGCGCCCCTGTCGAATCCCCCACTATGGCCCTACACCATGTACTTCCGCATGCCCCACCGCTGCCACGGCAACCTGCAGAGCTGCCCCACCCGTTCCCACGCCGTCTGGGAGATGGTCATGAACGAGCTGGATCGTCGTGAGGATCCCGCCAACGACGAGTACCTGCCTGGCTGCGCCATGGTGGACTCCTGCTCGAACATCCTGACCGGAGATCAGTTCTACAACTTCCTGAACCACAACTTCGATCGCCACTACGATCAGAACCGTGCTCCCCTGGGTCTGTACTTCCATGCCGCCTGGCTGAAGAACAACCCCGAGTTCCTCGACGCCTTCCTGTACTGGATCGATGAGATCCTGGCCAACCACAACGACGTGTACTTCGTGACCATGACTCAGGTGATCCAGTGGATGCAGAACCCACGCACCATCAGCGAGGTCAAGAACTTCGAGCCCTGGAGGGAGAAGTGCGTGGTCGAGGGCAAGCCCGCCTGCTGGGTGCCCAACACCTGCAAGCTCACCTCCAAGGAGGTTCCCGGGGAGACCATCAACCTGCAGACCTGCGTCCGATGCCCCAACAACTACCCATGGGTGAACGATCCCACTGGCGATGGTTTCTTCTAA